CTCGCAGGATCCCGAACCCAGGACCTTGTGCTGCTTCTTCTTCTTGCGCTTCGCCAGGTTCGCGACCTGGTCGTCCGCCTTCGGCGACCTCTTCTTGATCTTCTTGGGAGTCTTCGAAGGCGACGGCTCCGGAGAGCGGGGCCGGCCTCGGTCGGCCCGGGTCGGCTCGCCGTGCGGACGGTCCGCCAGCGGGTCCGCGGCCTGCGGCGCGGTCTGCGCCGCCTGGGCCGAGTCGGCGGGGCCGTCGCGCCCGGCCAGGGCGAACGCGCCCACGGCCAGGACGGCGACGGCGGCGCCGGGGACGATCAGGATGGTGCGTAGGCGCGCTCGAAGACGACGCCTGACAGGGCTACCCACAGAGGAGTCCTTTGTTAGGGGACAGGACCCCGGACGCCAGGCGGACATCACCGCCGTTCTCTCGCGGCGTGGCCGGGCGACGTCGACCGTCCCCGGATCCCCCGCCGCCCCGCGGGCTCCTCAGCCCGCCCCGCGCCGCTCTCTCAGGCGCGCCCGCTTGATCGCGTATCGGCGTCCGGCAGGTGCGGCTGGAAAGGCATCTTCATTTATCGAAATCGCTGAAGCGCCGCACAACTCCCTGACCGTACGTTGTGTCCTCCACAGATCAAGACGTAGAGCCGTTGTTTGTGGGATTTGTCACCTCAGCTTTTGCCCGCTGAAGCTGATCAACTTCCCTGGGTGACCGCATTTCAAGATCGTCTTTACTGCGTGCATACCGCCGATCTCGGACGGATAACAAAGGATCCGGCACAACGGAACGGGGCGGCCCGGCGGAAGATCACTCCCACCGGACCGCCCCGCGAGCTGGGACGACGGGTCCGCGTCAGCCGCGCCCGGAGGGGGCCGGGACCCTCGGAACCGCGGGCAGCGCCGGCACCTTCGGCACGCCGAGCGCGGACGCGTCCGGCATGGAGAGCGGGCCGTCCTCCGGCTCCCCGTCCGCCATCCTGCGGGAGCCGTCACGCGCCTTCAGCACGTCCACCACGTTGCCGACGCCGCCCTCGGCCGGGCCGAGGCCGGCCCCGGCCTTGTTCACGGTGCCGTCGGCCTGCCCGACCAGGTCGCCGGACGGAGCGGGCCCGGCGTACCGCGCGGCCGGCGGGAAGAGCACCTTGCCGAGAGGCAGCCCGCCCGGAGTCGCGCCGCCGAGCAGGGACCCGAGGTCCGGCAACCCGGAGTTCGGCCCGGGGCCCGCCAGGCTGATGGGCGCCTCGGCGGCGCGGCCGTTCGGGACGGCCGACCGCGCGGCCTCGCGGTGGCCGACATTGCCCGCGGGCAGGAGCTTGCCGGTGGGCAGGCCCTTGCCGAGCGTGCCGGTACCGCCGAGCAGAGTCCCGGGGACGTCGCCCCCTCCGCCGGACAGGACGGGCAGCGCCGTCCCCGGCTTGCGGTCGCGCGCGTCGCGGTGGGTCGCACCGGGGCAGTCGCCTTGGGGAAGCCCGCCGATCGGGGCCTGGCCGACGGCCGGCAGCTGCGCGTCCGGCAACCCCAGCCCGGTCTTCGACTCGACCGTCTCGGCCGGGCGCACCCGGCACCGGGCGCGGGCGGCGCGCATCCGAGACGCCGCCGGAGCGGCCCGGAGCACCCCGTCCGCGGCGCCGCCGCCCAGGGCGGCGGTCCGGGCGCCCGTCCCGGCGACCGGCTCCGGGAGCGTGCGCATGACGGTATGGCCCGTGGCGGCGGTCTCGTAGAGGAGCAGCGTGGACGGGCCGGCCGCGGCGCTCGGCGCCGCCTTCGCGGGCGCGGCGTCCGTCGGCACGGCCGCCACGGCGACCGCGGCGGCGAACGAGGCGAGGACGGAGACCCTCAGCAGGCTTCTGGCGGAGCGGTTCATCTTTTCCCCCGGGGTTTTCGGATTGGCCCTGCACATGTGGCGTGCGCCCGAGCGGCTGGTGAATCCCGGCGCACCGTCGAGCGGGGACGCTAGTACACCGCGGTGCCGCACGCGGCCGATTCGAAAATGACTTGGGGAAACCAGAAAGATCTAGATGAACTGATCATAGCTGTTCGGCGGAATACCAAATGCCGACAATTTTCGATAAAACAAGGGCGGGGGCGCCCCTCGGGACGCCCCCGCCCGCGCGGGCCGGACGGGCTACTCGGCGGCGCCGAGGGAGATGGCCTCGTCGACCTCGCCCTTGCGGGCGGCGAGTTCGGTCGCGTAACGCTCCTCGTCGACCTTCTCGGCGATCTCCTCGTCCTGGCGCATCAGGGCTTCGAGGTCGGCCTTGGCGTTGTCGAGGACCCCCATGTCCTCGTAGGCGGCCTGCACCTTGTCGCCCCAGAGGCCCACATCCCGGACGCACGGGACGATGCGGCTGAAGAGCAGCGACTGATAAAGGGTGTACATGTCGGAGTTGTCGACGTACTCCATGCACCGCTCGACCGGCATGTCGAGCTGCTCGAAGACCTCGCGGCCCTTGAAGCGGTCGCGCATCAGGTAGCAGCCCTCGACGACGAACTCCTCGCGCTCGGCCCGCTCCTTGTCGGTGAGCTCGGCGTAGTAGTCCTTGAGCGCGAGCCGCCCGAACGCGACGTGCCGCGCCTCGTCCTGCATGACGTACGCGAGAAGCTGCTTGACCAGCGGGTTGGTCGACATGTCCCGGTACAGCCCGAACGCGGCGAGGGCGAGGCCCTCGATCAGGACCTGCATGCCGAGGTAGGGCAGGTCCCAGCGGCTGTCCTCCAGCGACTCGGCGAGCAGCTTCGCCAGGTCCTGGTTGATCGGGTAGTACATGCCGATCTTCTCGTGCACGAACTTCGCGTACAGCTCGACGTGCCGCGCCTCGTCCATGGTCTGGGTGGCGGCGTAGAACTTCGAGTCCAGGTCGGGGACGGTCTGGACGATGCGCGCCGAGACGTTCAGCGCGCCCTGCTCGCCGTGCAGGAACTGGCTGAAGAGCCACGAGCCCTGGTGGCGGCCGAATTCGTCCTTTTCCTTCTGCCCCATCTTGTCCCAGATGTCGGATCCGAACAGCGGGTTGAAGTTCTCCGGCAGCCCGGCGATGTTGATCGGATCGACCTCAAGGTCCCAGTCGATGCGCTTCTGCGCGTCCCACTGCTTGTCCTTGCCCTTCTGGTACAGGTTCAGCAGCCGGTCGCGGCCCTCGTCGTACTCCCAGGTGAAGCGGGTGTCGCCCGCCATCGGGACGTTCCACGTGTCGGTCGGGACCGGCGTGGCGTAGAGGTCGTGGGAACTCACGGGGGGATCCTCCTCCAGGGGTGACGCCGCACGATCGCGACGCGGGTGTGCACCGCCCATGGCTTTACATACCTTCGTAACATGTAAAGGCCGGTTAAACCAGGGAGTCGCCGGAACGCGTTCGCCCGCGCCCCCCGGGCGGGGGGTGCGGGCGAGCGGGCGGCAGGGCCCGGGGTCAGCGGGACTGGAGGGCGTCCAGGCCGACGGCCTGGGCGATGACGAGGCGGCGGTCCAGGCGCGGATCGTTGATCTCGACGATGTAGCGGTCGCGGAAGCCGAACTTCTTCTCGACGCTGAACACGACCTGGTCGCCGGCGTAGAAGTCGAAGTGGTACGGCCACGCGAACGGCAGGTTCTCGACGTAGGGGATGAACTGCCAGACACGTCGCAGCACGGCGACGAGCTTGTTGCGCTCGCTGCCGGTCGTCAGGCCGAGGCCCGGCTGCTCCAGGTGCCAGGTGGAGGCGAGCAGCGACTTCTTGAAGTCCTTGCGGAACACCCCGATCGGCTGCCCGTGGGCGTCGGTGATGTCATAGGCCGACGCGAGGTCGATGCGCTTGCGCGCCTTGAACCCGAGGATCGGGCGGGTCTTGGAGTCGTCCGAGTACAGGGTGACCTGCTCCTTGAACGCCAGCCGCTTCTGCTGCGCGAAGGCGAGCAGCTCGCCCTCCCCGCCGTCCGGCCCCTCCGCGTGCACCTCGTACTGGTTCACCATCAGGCGCACCCGCTGCCGGATCAGCAGCTTGCGCTGTGCCTGGAGTCTTTCCTCGTCCAGCGAACTCACCCGTTCCGTGTCGGTTTGCGGAGGGGAGTCTGCCATAGCAAGTCCCTTTCATCCGGCGTTTCCGGATGCGTCCGACGTCCGGGTCAGGACTCCTGGATGTGCGCGGCGAGGTACCCGTGGATCAGCCGCTCGGCCTCGGCGACGATCCGCGGGTCGCCCTCCGGGCTGCGCCGGAACGCCATCTTCAGCACGGCGTCGCCGGCCTCGACCGAGATGGCGAGCGCGGTGGCGAGGCCGGGGGTGTCCTGGACGCCGAAGGTGTCCACGATCATCCGGCGGAGCCGGTCGGCGACCACCGCGTTGTTGTCGGCGTCGGAGTCGAGCAGGTTGACGTCGGCGACGTCGCCGAAGCGCAGCACCCGGAAGCCGGGCACGGTGCGGTGCATCTCCACGAAGATCTCGATGATCGCGCCGACGGTGTCGGACCAGTCGCCGAACCTGCCCGCGGAGAGCCGCGCCGAGATCCGGTCGCCGAACTCCTCCAGGTTGCGCAGCGCGAGCGCCTGCGCGACCGCGCGCTTGTCGGGGAAGAACTGGTACACCGAGCCGATCGCCACCTCGGCGCGCTGGGCGATGCGCGTGGTGGTCAGGCCGTCGTAGCCGTCCTCGTCCAGGATCTCGGCGCAGGCGTCCAGCATCCGCTGGACGCGTTCGGCGCTGCGGCGCTGGGCGGGACGGCGGCGGAGCGGGGTTCGGATCTCGGTCACCTGGCCATTGTCCCTCCCGCGCGGGGGTGCCGAGCATGCACTGCGTGCCATACCTCTGGGTCGCGGGAGTCTTCCGCCCGCACCACCCCGCCACTAATATCCGAAGGCTATTCGCATTTTCGGTCGGACCATGGGGGAAGGAAGCGCGGATGGGTCTTCCGGAGGACTTCCGCTGGGGCGTCGCCACCGCCGCCTACCAGATCGAGGGCGCGGTCGGGGAGGACGGGCGGGGACCGTCCACCTGGGACACGTTCTCCCACACGCCCGGACGGACCCGCGACGGCCACACCGGCGACGTCGCGTGCGACCACTACCACCGCTGGCCGGAGGACGTCGCGCTGATGGCGGGCCTCGGCGTCGACGCCTACCGGTTCTCGATCGCGTGGCCGCGCGTGCAGCCCTCCGGGAGCGGCGCCGTCAACGCCGAGGGCCTCGACTTCTACGACCGGCTGGTGGACGGCCTGCTCGCCGCCGGCATCGCGCCCGCCGCCACCCTCTACCACTGGGACCTCCCGCAGCCGCTCGAAGACGCCGGCGGCTGGATGGAGCGTGACACCGCCTACCGGTTCGCCGAATTCTCCTACCTGGCGGCCGAGCGCCTCTCCGACCGCGTCGACATGTGGATAACCCTGAACGAGCCCGTGGTCGTCACCGCCTACGGCTACGCGTTCGGGGTCTACGCCCCGGGCAGGACGCTCCTGCTCGACGCGCTGCCCACAGCCCACCACCAGCTCCTCGGCCACGGCCTCGCCGTCAACGCCCTCCGCAGCCGGGGGGCGCGCACGGTCGGGCTCACCAACCACTACTCCCCGGCCTGGGCGGCCTCCCCCGCCGACCGGCCCGCCGCCGACGCCTTCGACGCGTTCATGAACCGGCTGTTCACCGACCCCGTCCTGCTCGGCCGCTACCCCGACCTGATGGGGGACGCGCCGTTCATCCGCTCCGAGGACATGTCGGTCATCGCCTCCCCCATCGACTTCCTAGGGGTGAACTACTACAACCCCACGCGGATCGCGACCCCGGCCGAGGGCCCGCTGCCGTTCGACATCGTGGACATCACCGAGTACCCGACGACGGGGATGGGCTGGCCGATCGTGCCCGACGCCCTCCTGTCGCTGCTGCGCACCCTCGACTCCCGCTACGACCTGCCGCCGCTCTACATCACCGAGAACGGCTGCTCGTTCGCCGACGAGCCCGGTCCCGGCGGCGCCGTGGACGACCCGTCCCGCATCGAGTTCATGGACGCCCACATCGCGGCCGTGCGCACCGCCGTCGACGAGGGAGTCGACGTCCGCGGCTACTTCGCCTGGTCGCTGCTGGACAACTTCGAATGGGCGGAGGGCTACCACCCCCGCTTCGGGCTGGTCCACGTCGACTACGAGACGCAGAAGCGCACGCCGAAGACGTCCTACGGCTGGTACCGGGACCTCATCGCGTCGTCCAAGGGTCGCTGACGGACCCGGCGGGCGGCCGCTTCTACCCTGGTCGCATGTCCGTCGAACTGCAGGAACTCGCGAGAGCGGTCAGGCAGGCCCACCACCGGCAGCACCGTGCGCTCGACAGCCGCCTCGCCGCCGCCGGCACCACGCCCGCGCAGTGGGACGGCCTGCGCGCGATCGGCCGCGCTCCCGGGGCGTCCGCCCGCGCCCTGGCGGCGGAGACGTTCCAGAGCGAGCAGGCGTTCGGGACGCTCGCCGGACGCCTGGCCGCCCAGGGGCTGATCGACCGGCGCCCGGGCCGGAACCGCAGCGTCGAGCACCACCTCACCCCCGCCGGTGAGAAGCTCCTCGCCACCGGCCGGCAGATCGTCGACGAGGTCCTCGCCGAGCTCTTCGCGCCCCTGCCCGAGGACGACCGCGCGGCCCTCCTCGCCCTGCTGCTGCGC
The sequence above is a segment of the Actinomadura coerulea genome. Coding sequences within it:
- a CDS encoding ferritin-like domain-containing protein, coding for MSSHDLYATPVPTDTWNVPMAGDTRFTWEYDEGRDRLLNLYQKGKDKQWDAQKRIDWDLEVDPINIAGLPENFNPLFGSDIWDKMGQKEKDEFGRHQGSWLFSQFLHGEQGALNVSARIVQTVPDLDSKFYAATQTMDEARHVELYAKFVHEKIGMYYPINQDLAKLLAESLEDSRWDLPYLGMQVLIEGLALAAFGLYRDMSTNPLVKQLLAYVMQDEARHVAFGRLALKDYYAELTDKERAEREEFVVEGCYLMRDRFKGREVFEQLDMPVERCMEYVDNSDMYTLYQSLLFSRIVPCVRDVGLWGDKVQAAYEDMGVLDNAKADLEALMRQDEEIAEKVDEERYATELAARKGEVDEAISLGAAE
- a CDS encoding TetR/AcrR family transcriptional regulator translates to MTEIRTPLRRRPAQRRSAERVQRMLDACAEILDEDGYDGLTTTRIAQRAEVAIGSVYQFFPDKRAVAQALALRNLEEFGDRISARLSAGRFGDWSDTVGAIIEIFVEMHRTVPGFRVLRFGDVADVNLLDSDADNNAVVADRLRRMIVDTFGVQDTPGLATALAISVEAGDAVLKMAFRRSPEGDPRIVAEAERLIHGYLAAHIQES
- a CDS encoding GH1 family beta-glucosidase — translated: MGLPEDFRWGVATAAYQIEGAVGEDGRGPSTWDTFSHTPGRTRDGHTGDVACDHYHRWPEDVALMAGLGVDAYRFSIAWPRVQPSGSGAVNAEGLDFYDRLVDGLLAAGIAPAATLYHWDLPQPLEDAGGWMERDTAYRFAEFSYLAAERLSDRVDMWITLNEPVVVTAYGYAFGVYAPGRTLLLDALPTAHHQLLGHGLAVNALRSRGARTVGLTNHYSPAWAASPADRPAADAFDAFMNRLFTDPVLLGRYPDLMGDAPFIRSEDMSVIASPIDFLGVNYYNPTRIATPAEGPLPFDIVDITEYPTTGMGWPIVPDALLSLLRTLDSRYDLPPLYITENGCSFADEPGPGGAVDDPSRIEFMDAHIAAVRTAVDEGVDVRGYFAWSLLDNFEWAEGYHPRFGLVHVDYETQKRTPKTSYGWYRDLIASSKGR
- a CDS encoding septal ring lytic transglycosylase RlpA family protein, which produces MGSPVRRRLRARLRTILIVPGAAVAVLAVGAFALAGRDGPADSAQAAQTAPQAADPLADRPHGEPTRADRGRPRSPEPSPSKTPKKIKKRSPKADDQVANLAKRKKKKQHKVLGSGSCEASYYWEGQMTASGERFDPTELTAAHKTLPMGSKVRVTNKNNDRSVVVRINDRGPYAGGRCLDLSKAAMKKVGGTGSGVIPVRYEVLSKG
- a CDS encoding MarR family winged helix-turn-helix transcriptional regulator, with the translated sequence MSVELQELARAVRQAHHRQHRALDSRLAAAGTTPAQWDGLRAIGRAPGASARALAAETFQSEQAFGTLAGRLAAQGLIDRRPGRNRSVEHHLTPAGEKLLATGRQIVDEVLAELFAPLPEDDRAALLALLLRLS